The following coding sequences lie in one Haematobia irritans isolate KBUSLIRL chromosome 3, ASM5000362v1, whole genome shotgun sequence genomic window:
- the LOC142231440 gene encoding uncharacterized protein LOC142231440, translated as MSSSEVAIEDQKRIFNHIKRVAAAFNAKPKEAISKGYVQTILEDLENNFKFIKDGHDQIMEILRENSINEKDVPYISGDTYYMCYDTYITLKSKLLDNLFDFDSPQTPTVHASTFSATSRNESFCAAARLPKIDLPTFSGDYLEWIAYRDMFNTLVHQNSSLTKVQKYFYLKSSCTGTPLSMVSEYPAAESSYDMAWDALEKRFHNERKLVEQILKRLFSIPPSNGTFKNIKFLLDTTRTCLSQLKSLNIDISTWDSILIYLLTQKLDAQTRKEWEQSLKASTSIPPMSEMLIFLETTFRTLESLEEDSSCTPKTFGIESRKKPTKTVRAHTASTVNDDNCPCCRKRHPLYKCFRFTTLSSAEKRNLVNQHRLCRNCLNSGHLHSSCRLNTRCHICREPHHTIIHNEFVKNTSPITQPNNSTMDQTFQPPATTSTPDTATVSTNLSSFGTSNLNPAMLPTVKVLIKTNDQHFCARALVDQGSQISFISEELSQLLPITVSKTKVDVSGIGGGRAITVHKVANFTIYSKYKKEFELPITALIVSNVTSYIPPKISVKSIPDVSKFFLADPEFLSPDKIDILLGNDVYSDLLLPGINKLQNGLLLQETYLGWMISGSTKSYFNSPRISANLCSLDEQLRLFWEQEEIMDAKPLSTEEDLCEKLFMETHTRDDTGRYTVHLPFKKLLQGHELPSFSHTDYNALKRLKQLESTFEHKQQFAAEYKKFMLEYENLQHMVKLGEYPHSIPPNAYFFPHHGVLRESSTTTKLRVVFDGGNCKPPQTSINEELSAGPALQNDLPTILTRWRRHRIAFTADLEKMFRQILVCPEHQNYQCILWRDASRKICVYALRTVTYGTTSAPYLAIRVLQQLATDEEKRFPQASKTLLTDTYVDDVISGADTLQEAFYLQKQLTYLLKSGGFHLRKWNSNSVELMESISEEDREVKNLFAIQEPKMAKALGIHWDTKNDNFCFSINFQFSENITKSSLLSDASKLFDPSTGCEIQLHAFSDTSKLAYAAVVYTRIKTQSGEIIINLLQAKTKVVPLKSQTIPRLELTAAALSAKLVAKIKASVDFNVSSTVYRTDSTIVLAWLKNTSKRLEVYVANRVAQIQRLTDVNDWRYVPTNDNPADCASRGLFPEQLIHHTLWWKGPSWLQLEQEQWPLSPTESHVEDFNENIVTHHVTKTTTTSSYPEITHRYSKLSTLVRVTSYILRFYNNIKAQAKQNSKETGFLKSYELKRTLHLLVKITQAISFREEISCLQLGHRIPTRSNISNLSPFLDEMDILRVGGHAHIKTFHGSLTLMQSYVSRTYWIISARNLAKRVQRACVVCFKYNAQSCQQLMGNLPSVRLQPTRAFKHSGLDYAGPINIKASSLRTAATTKGYICLFICMCTKAIHLEGVTSLNVDSFIAAFRRFTSRRGQCTDLYSDCGTNFVGANKELQVLYQRNKSSLPEYLVETLANQGTTWHFIPPASPHFGGLWEAGVKSTKHHLRRIMKDRLLTYEELSTLLAQIESCLNSRPLCPLSSDPADSNALTPAHFLIGEATNCIPDDDLLEINIDRLSRWKMVERLKQNFWHRWNKEYLCRLQSRPKWNKIERNIRVGDLVLLLHERSVPGQWPLARVEQLHPGPDGLVRVVTLYCNGKYIKRPITKICFLPSNDNYVNREETTTIKS; from the exons ATGTCATCGTCTGAAGTAGCTATCGAAGACCAGAAGAGGATCTTCAACCATATTAAGCGCGTGGCTGCGGCCTTCAACGCTAAGCCCAAAGAAGCCATATCTAAAGGTTATGTGCAAACAATTCTGGAAGACTtggaaaacaactttaaattCATCAAGGATGGACACGATCAAATCATGGAGATTCTACGAGAAAACTCTATTAATGAAAAGGACGTGCCTTATATCAGTGGTGATACCTATTACATGTGTTATGACACATATATTACTTTGAAAAGTAAATTACTTGATAACCTTTTCGATTTTGATTCCCCACAGACTCCAACCGTTCACGCAAGTACTTTCTCAGCCACCAGCCGCAATGAATCGTTCTGTGCTGCAGCCCGGTTACCAAAAAttgatttgccaacattttcaggGGATTATCTTGAATGGATTGCATATCGTGATATGTTCAATACCCTTGTGCATCAAAATAGTTCCCTTACTAaggtacaaaaatatttttacttgaaaagttCATGCACCGGTACGCCACTTAGCATGGTAAGTGAATACCCAGCAGCAGAATCAAGTTATGATATGGCATGGGATGCTCTCGAGAAGAGATTTCATAATGAACGTAAACTTGTAGAACAAATTTTAAAGCGCCTGTTTTCCATTCCACCATCTAACGGTACATttaagaatataaaatttctactGGACACCACCAGAACTTGTCTGTCTCAACTGAAGTCGTTGAACATTGATATCTCAACATGGGACTCAATTCTAATTTATTTGCTTACGCAAAAACTAGATGCTCAGACCCGCAAGGAGTGGGAACAGTCACTCAAAGCCAGTACTTCCATCCCTCCTATGTctgaaatgttaatttttttggaaactaccTTTCGAACTTTGGAATCTTTAGAAGAAGATTCTAGTTGTACACCAAAAACCTTTGGTATTGAATCTCGTAAAAAGCCAACAAAAACTGTACGAGCTCACACAGCTTCAACTGTCAACGATGACAACTGCCCTTGCTGCCGCAAACGTCATCCACTTTATAAATGCTTCCGATTTACTACCCTTTCGTCCGCGGAGAAAAGGAATCTCGTAAATCAGCATCGTCTTTGCCGTAACTGTTTAAATTCTGGACACCTGCATTCGTCTTGTAGACTAAACACTAGATGCCATATTTGTCGTGAGCCGCATCATACTATTATACACAACGAATTCGTGAAGAATACATCACCTATTACTCAACCGAATAATTCCACCATGGATCAAACATTCCAGCCGCCTGCTACTACATCTACTCCTGACACTGCTACTGTAAGTACAAACCTTTCTAGTTTTGGCACATCGAACTTGAATCCAGCAATGCTGCCAACTGTGAAAGTATTAATCAAAACTAATGACCAACATTTTTGTGCCAGAGCTCTTGTGGATCAAGGgtcacaaatttcatttatatctgaAGAACTTTCACAGCTACTACCTATTACTGTTTCCAAAACCAAAGTTGATGTTTCTGGTATAGGTGGAGGTCGAGCCATCACTGTGCATAAAGTAGCCAATTTCACCATCTACTCTAAATACAAAAAGGAATTTGAATTACCTATTACGGCTCTTATTGTTTCCAATGTAACTTCATACATTCCGCCGAAAATATCAGTAAAAAGTATTCCCGATGTCTCTAAGTTCTTTCTTGCAGATCCTGAATTTTTATCCCCAGATAAAATTGATATTCTTCTTGGAAATGATGTCTACTCTGATCTACTTCTTCCAGGCATTAACAAATTACAAAATGGGCTTTTGTTGCAAGAAACGTATCTAGGTTGGATGATATCTGGTTCCACTAAATCATATTTTAATTCTCCAAGAATTTCCGCTAATTTATGCTCTCTTGATGAGCAGCTCCGACTGTTTTGGGAACAGGAGGAAATTATGGACGCCAAGCCGCTGTCTACGGAAGAAGATCTTTGCGAGAAATTATTCATGGAAACTCATACACGCGATGATACTGGACGCTACACTGTACATTTACCGTTTAAGAAATTATTACAAGGTCATGAGCTACCTTCTTTTTCCCACACGGATTACAATGCTTTAAAACGACTGAAACAATTGGAATCAACATTTGAACACAAACAACAATTTGCCGCAGAATACAAAAAGTTTATGTTGGAATACGAAAATCTACAACATATGGTAAAACTCGGTGAGTACCCACACTCAATACCTCCAAATGCATATTTCTTTCCCCACCATGGTGTGCTTAGAGAGAGCAGCACAACAACAAAACTTCGTGTTGTTTTTGATGGTGGTAACTGCAAACCTCCACAAACTTCTATTAATGAGGAACTCTCAGCTGGCCCTGCGTTACAAAATGATCTCCCAACAATTCTCACTCGTTGGCGAAGACATCGCATTGCCTTTACAGCtgatttggagaaaatgtttaGGCAAATACTTGTTTGTCCTGAACACCAAAACTACCAATGTATATTATGGAGAGATGCCTCTCGCAAAATTTGCGTATATGCTTTACGAACTGTAACATACGGTACTACGTCTGCTCCCTACTTAGCAATTAGAGTATTGCAACAACTAGCCACTGACGAGGAGAAACGTTTCCCACAAGCTAGCAAAACACTGCTTACTGACACGTATGTTGATGACGTCATATCTGGAGCAGACACTCTACAAGAGGCCTTTTATTTGCAAAAACAACTTACTTATCTTTTGAAATCAGGAGGATTTCATTTAAGAAAGTGGAATTCCAATTCAGTGGAGCTCATGGAGAGCATTTCAGAAGAAGACCGtgaagttaaaaatttatttgctatccAAGAACCAAAAATGGCTAAAGCACTTGGTATACACTGGGATACCAAGAACGATAACTTctgtttttcaataaattttcaattttctgaaaacattACTAAAAGCAGTTTACTTTCAGATGCATCCAAATTATTTGATCC CTCAACCGGCTGTGAAATACAATTACACGCATTCAGCGATACCTCAAAACTGGCTTACGCAGCTGTAGTTTATACCCGAATAAAAACACAATCTGGTgagataataataaatttattacagGCGAAAACAAAAGTCGTACCCCTAAAAAGTCAAACAATTCCCAGGCTGGAATTAACAGCGGCTGCCCTCTCGGCAAAGTTAGTTGCCAAGATAAAAGCCAGCGTAGATTTCAACGTTAGCAGCACTGTGTACAGGACGGATAGTACCATCGTTCTTGCGTGGCTGAAAAATACTTCAAAACGGTTGGAAGTCTACGTGGCAAATAGAGTCGCACAAATTCAACGTTTAACTGATGTAAATGACTGGCGATATGTCCCAACTAACGACAACCCGGCTGACTGCGCGTCCCGTGGATTATTTCCTGAGCAACTGATACATCATACATTGTGGTGGAAAGGTCCAAGTTGGCTCCAATTAGAACAAGAACAATGGCCTCTCTCCCCTACCGAATCTCATGTGGAAGATTTCAACGAAAACATTGTCACACATCATGTAACAAAAACAACTACCACATCGTCATATCCCGAAATAACTCATCGTTATTCAAAGCTGTCTACTTTAGTACGTGTGACGTCATACATTCTTCGTTTTTACAACAACATAAAAGCACAAGCAAAACAAAACAGCAAAGAAACCGGTTTTCTCAAATCGTACGAACTAAAGAGAACACTGCATTTGCTTGTCAAAATTACACAGGCCATTTCATTTCGAGAAGAAATTAGCTGCCTTCAATTGGGACACAGAATTCCAACTCGAAGTAATATTTCAAATCTATCACCATTTCTGGATGAAATGGACATTTTAAGAGTTGGTGGAC ATGCACATATAAAAACCTTTCATGGTAGCCTCACGCTCATGCAGTCTTACGTTTCTCGTACTTATTGGATCATATCAGCTCGAAATTTAGCAAAACGGGTCCAACGTGCATGTGTTGTCTGCTTTAAATACAATGCACAAAGCTGCCAACAACTTATGGGGAACTTGCCTTCGGTCCGTCTTCAACCAACCCGAGCCTTCAAACATAGTGGGTTAGACTATGCCGGTCCCATAAATATAAAAGCTTCGTCACTGAGGACAGCTGCAAcaacaaaaggctacatttgtCTATTCATCTGTATGTGCACAAAAGCAATACATCTTGAAGGTGTAACAAGTCTTAATGTGGATTCTTTCATCGCCGCCTTCCGCCGCTTTACTTCACGAAGAGGTCAATGTACTGACCTTTACTCAGACTGCGGCACAAATTTTGTAGGCGCTAACAAAGAACTCCAAGTTCTTTACCAACGGAACAAATCATCACTCCCAGAGTATCTTGTGGAAACTTTGGCGAATCAAGGCACAACGTGGCATTTCATACCCCCTGCTTCACCCCACTTTGGCGGCTTATGGGAAGCCGGTGTGAAGTCAACAAAACACCACTTGCGTCGAATCATGAAAGACCGTTTACTCACTTACGAGGAACTGTCCACCCTATTGGCACAAATTGAAAGTTGCCTGAATTCAAGGCCCTTATGCCCCCTATCATCTGATCCTGCAGATTCAAACGCGCTTACACCAGCGCATTTTCTAATTGGTGAGGCCACCAATTGCATCCCCGACGATGACTTACTTGAAATCAACATTGATCGTTTGAGCCGTTGGAAAATGGTCGAACgtctcaaacaaaatttttggcatagATGGAACAAGGAATATCTATGCAGATTACAATCTCGCCCAAAATGGAACAAAATAGAACGCAATATCCGAGTCGGAGACTTAGTCCTACTTTTACATGAAAGAAGTGTTCCAGGTCAATGGCCACTTGCCAGAGTTGAACAATTACATCCAGGTCCTGATGGCTTGGTACGTGTTGTAACCCTATACTGTAATGGCAAGTACATCAAACGACCTATTACAAAAATATGCTTCCTGCCGTCTAACGATAACTATGTCAACAGAGAAGAAACTACAACTATAAAATCGTAG